A genome region from Tolypothrix sp. PCC 7712 includes the following:
- a CDS encoding DUF3352 domain-containing protein, producing MVLPNVSVAMKKKIKKPSLVLTLSAAGLLIVGGSAAYWLLTQGQIFSKDLPVGATIIPQDALFAVSLTTDPKQWQQLRQYGTKETQAEIDKNLVKLRDRFLTNNGYDFQKDIQPWVGNEVTIAILAPQATQPPPKPVSTNPEPTSSQQSMVMVLPVKNPEQAQSLLAQPKSLKQGKWIDRTYQGFPIKQTDGQTSGNLSATVLDGRYLVIADDPKATERAIDAYKNKTSLATTGGFADNFPKIASYQPFAQFYVNVPTAARIAAAAPNRQLPAQVLAQLQNNQGLAGTIQLEAQGIRLKGVSWLNPNSQRVLAVENKAGRMQSMVPAETLMMLSGGNLQRFWADYALTSQGNPLSPIMPEQLRSGVKSLINLDLDRDLLRWMKGEFSLSVIPNTPKDSSTADFRAGLLFMVKASDRNLAEASLKQLDDVMKTQYQFTIQPASVAGKPVTNWVAPYGTLTATHGWLDGDVAFFIFGAPIADKIVPKPTNTLASTIPFQQTVPTEPNPTNGQFFLDVEQTAKNFPLPNIIPNQQTWLGATRSIGVTTAVSDNRSSRYDIFFALKKVEHS from the coding sequence ATGGTACTGCCTAATGTGTCTGTTGCGATGAAGAAAAAAATTAAGAAACCGTCTCTGGTGCTGACGCTTTCGGCTGCTGGGTTGTTAATTGTTGGCGGGAGTGCAGCATACTGGCTATTAACCCAGGGGCAAATATTTTCTAAAGATTTACCAGTAGGTGCAACTATTATTCCTCAAGATGCTCTGTTTGCGGTTTCTCTCACCACAGATCCTAAACAATGGCAGCAATTGCGGCAGTATGGGACAAAAGAAACCCAAGCAGAAATAGATAAAAATTTAGTGAAGTTGCGCGATCGCTTTCTGACTAATAATGGTTATGACTTCCAGAAAGATATTCAGCCTTGGGTAGGTAATGAGGTAACAATCGCCATTCTCGCACCCCAAGCTACTCAACCACCACCAAAGCCAGTTTCTACTAATCCTGAGCCTACTAGCAGTCAGCAGTCAATGGTAATGGTTCTGCCTGTAAAAAACCCAGAACAGGCTCAAAGCCTTTTGGCACAACCTAAAAGCTTAAAACAAGGTAAGTGGATTGACCGCACATATCAAGGTTTCCCTATCAAGCAAACCGATGGACAAACGAGTGGAAACCTCTCAGCTACAGTCTTAGATGGGCGGTACTTGGTAATCGCCGATGATCCCAAAGCTACAGAACGAGCTATTGATGCTTACAAAAATAAAACTTCTTTAGCTACAACAGGTGGATTTGCCGATAATTTTCCCAAAATTGCTAGTTATCAGCCTTTTGCTCAGTTTTATGTCAATGTGCCAACGGCTGCTAGGATAGCTGCAGCTGCGCCAAATCGTCAGTTACCAGCCCAAGTTTTAGCGCAGCTGCAAAATAACCAAGGCTTGGCAGGGACAATTCAATTAGAAGCCCAAGGGATACGTTTAAAAGGTGTTTCTTGGCTGAACCCGAATAGTCAGCGAGTGCTGGCAGTGGAAAATAAGGCTGGGAGAATGCAAAGCATGGTACCAGCAGAAACCTTAATGATGCTTTCTGGCGGTAACTTACAGCGTTTTTGGGCAGACTACGCTTTAACATCCCAAGGAAATCCCCTATCGCCAATCATGCCAGAACAACTGCGAAGTGGAGTGAAGTCCCTAATTAATTTGGATTTGGATCGGGATTTACTGCGGTGGATGAAGGGTGAATTTTCTTTATCAGTTATTCCCAACACCCCAAAAGATAGTTCAACAGCAGATTTTCGCGCTGGATTGCTGTTTATGGTCAAAGCAAGCGATCGCAATTTGGCGGAAGCATCCTTAAAACAGCTCGATGACGTGATGAAAACTCAATACCAATTCACAATCCAACCAGCATCGGTTGCAGGTAAACCCGTTACCAACTGGGTTGCACCTTATGGAACCTTAACTGCTACCCACGGCTGGTTAGATGGAGATGTGGCGTTTTTCATCTTCGGTGCGCCCATTGCCGATAAAATCGTTCCCAAACCTACCAATACATTAGCTAGTACAATTCCTTTCCAACAAACTGTACCCACAGAACCGAACCCAACAAATGGGCAATTTTTCTTAGATGTTGAACAAACAGCGAAAAATTTTCCGCTACCGAATATAATTCCCAATCAACAAACTTGGTTAGGCGCAACCCGTTCCATTGGCGTGACAACTGCTGTTAGTGATAATCGCAGTAGTCGGTATGATATTTTCTTTGCACTCAAAAAGGTGGAGCATTCGTAG
- a CDS encoding cysteine desulfurase: MTFTSTKTLADQVRIDFPILRQVVNGKPLVYLDNAATSQKPLPVLNTLRDYYEQYNANVHRGAHILSAKATDAYEGARDKVAKFINAASRQEIVYTRNASEAINLVAYSWGMNNLQPGDEIILSVMEHHSNIVPWQFVAQKTGAVLKFVELTPEETFDLEQFKSLISEKTKLVSVVHVSNTLGCINPVQEIATIAHRYGAKFLMDACQSVPHMPIDVQEIDCDWLVASGHKMCAPTGIGFLYGKLELLESMPPFFGGGEMIAEVYLDHSTYAELPHKFEAGTPAIGEAIALGAAIDYLTSIGMDKIHAYEAELTAYLFQQLEQIPQVRIYGPKPDAKGEGRAALASFTTSEVHANDLSTLLDQEGVAIRAGHHCTQPLHRYLNIAGTARASLSFYNTREEIDIFIKALKDTLEFFAGIFG, from the coding sequence ATGACTTTTACTTCTACCAAAACCTTAGCCGATCAAGTACGTATTGACTTCCCTATCTTGCGTCAGGTAGTCAATGGTAAACCCTTAGTTTACCTGGATAATGCTGCTACTTCTCAAAAACCTCTGCCAGTATTAAATACCCTGCGAGATTATTACGAGCAGTATAATGCCAACGTCCATCGGGGTGCCCATATTCTCAGTGCTAAAGCTACCGATGCTTATGAAGGTGCTAGAGATAAAGTAGCCAAATTTATCAATGCTGCATCGCGTCAAGAAATTGTCTACACCCGCAACGCGAGTGAAGCGATTAATTTGGTAGCTTATAGCTGGGGAATGAACAATTTGCAGCCAGGAGATGAAATTATTCTCTCGGTGATGGAACACCACAGTAATATTGTTCCTTGGCAATTTGTGGCACAAAAAACGGGTGCGGTACTCAAGTTTGTCGAACTAACACCAGAAGAAACCTTTGATTTAGAACAATTTAAATCACTGATTTCCGAAAAAACAAAATTGGTGTCAGTGGTTCATGTTTCTAATACCTTGGGTTGTATTAATCCAGTCCAAGAAATAGCTACGATTGCTCACAGATACGGCGCGAAATTCTTAATGGATGCTTGCCAAAGTGTCCCCCATATGCCCATTGATGTACAAGAAATAGACTGTGATTGGTTAGTAGCCTCCGGTCATAAAATGTGTGCCCCAACTGGCATAGGATTCTTATATGGCAAGTTAGAATTACTAGAATCTATGCCACCATTTTTCGGTGGTGGTGAGATGATTGCAGAAGTCTATTTAGACCATTCTACCTATGCAGAATTACCCCATAAATTTGAAGCGGGTACACCTGCAATTGGCGAAGCGATCGCTCTTGGTGCAGCTATAGATTATCTTACTAGTATTGGTATGGATAAAATCCATGCCTATGAAGCCGAATTAACAGCTTATTTGTTCCAACAATTAGAACAAATTCCCCAAGTGCGGATTTACGGCCCCAAGCCAGATGCTAAAGGAGAAGGGAGAGCCGCTTTAGCATCGTTTACAACTTCCGAAGTCCACGCCAACGACTTATCTACATTATTAGATCAAGAAGGCGTAGCCATCCGTGCTGGACATCATTGCACTCAACCATTACACCGCTACTTAAATATTGCGGGAACTGCACGGGCAAGTTTATCTTTCTACAATACCCGTGAAGAAATTGATATTTTCATCAAGGCGTTGAAGGACACTCTGGAATTTTTTGCGGGAATCTTCGGCTAA
- the sufD gene encoding Fe-S cluster assembly protein SufD, whose protein sequence is MTIQVSPSSISSLLDRDEYLSGLLAQVTAQPAACWLQEVSQAAANVVRHSTVPTSRDEEWRFTDLSALRKLEFQVEKQLISTDIAALTLPEAANSRLVFVNGVYAPELSAIADLPAGVVVNNLTALPVAEQERVRQYLAQSEGQQEVFTALNTAGLTDAAVVLVKKNVAVATPIHLLFITVAGEKATISQPRCLVVAESGSQVTLVEEFTNRRGAENAEEAVYFTNAVTEIWLAENAEVSHTRVERESTEAFHIGKTAIAQARDSRYSCHAISFGGKLSRHNLEILQTGEQTQTTLNGLTVIFGNQLADTHSAIALNHPYGTSKQLHKCIVGDRAHAVFNGKVFVPKPAQLTDAAQLNRNLLLSSKARVDTKPQLEITADNVKCAHGATVSQLEDDEIFYLQSRGIDENAARNLLINAFAAEIINQIPVPSLRESLLNTVKSLKTSND, encoded by the coding sequence ATGACTATTCAAGTTTCCCCCAGTTCAATTTCGAGTTTGCTGGATAGAGATGAGTATCTCAGTGGCTTATTAGCACAGGTAACAGCACAACCAGCAGCATGTTGGTTACAAGAAGTTAGCCAAGCTGCTGCGAATGTGGTGCGTCATTCCACTGTTCCCACCTCCCGCGATGAAGAATGGCGCTTTACAGATTTGTCAGCGTTGCGAAAGCTGGAATTCCAGGTAGAGAAGCAATTAATCTCTACAGATATTGCAGCGCTGACTCTACCTGAAGCTGCTAACAGTCGTTTGGTATTTGTTAACGGTGTGTACGCACCAGAATTATCTGCAATTGCAGATTTACCTGCGGGTGTAGTTGTCAATAATTTGACAGCTTTACCTGTGGCTGAACAAGAACGGGTACGGCAGTATTTAGCCCAAAGTGAAGGACAGCAGGAAGTTTTCACCGCTCTGAATACTGCTGGTTTGACTGATGCAGCCGTGGTATTGGTGAAGAAGAATGTAGCAGTTGCAACGCCAATTCACTTGTTATTTATTACAGTTGCAGGGGAAAAAGCAACGATTTCGCAGCCACGTTGTTTGGTGGTAGCGGAAAGCGGTTCGCAGGTGACTTTGGTGGAAGAGTTTACGAACCGCAGAGGCGCAGAGAACGCAGAGGAAGCGGTTTACTTCACCAATGCAGTGACGGAAATTTGGCTAGCTGAGAATGCCGAAGTCAGTCACACAAGAGTTGAGCGTGAAAGTACAGAGGCTTTCCATATTGGTAAAACTGCGATCGCACAAGCTCGTGATAGTCGCTATAGCTGTCATGCTATTAGCTTTGGTGGCAAGCTGTCACGCCATAATTTAGAGATTTTGCAAACTGGTGAACAAACTCAAACCACCCTCAACGGGTTGACGGTAATATTTGGCAATCAGTTAGCTGATACTCACAGTGCGATCGCCCTCAATCATCCCTATGGTACAAGTAAGCAATTGCACAAATGTATTGTAGGCGATCGCGCCCATGCTGTATTTAATGGCAAGGTTTTTGTGCCCAAACCAGCACAGCTCACAGATGCCGCACAATTAAATCGGAATTTGCTACTATCATCCAAAGCGAGAGTTGATACCAAACCCCAACTAGAAATTACTGCAGATAACGTCAAATGCGCTCACGGTGCTACCGTTAGCCAGTTAGAAGATGATGAAATATTTTATCTGCAAAGTCGGGGCATTGATGAAAACGCCGCCCGAAATTTGTTAATTAACGCTTTTGCTGCTGAAATCATTAATCAAATACCAGTTCCCTCTCTTAGGGAAAGTCTGTTAAACACAGTCAAGAGTCTTAAGACATCTAATGACTAA
- a CDS encoding Uma2 family endonuclease, which translates to MTQALPKPITYEEFIECYPNDGKRYELHKGIIVEMPPPTGKHENVTGFLTVQIGFQLLQMGLPYRIPKTAFVKTRDSTYSPDIILLNHENLVNEPLWEKQSTVIKPESVPLVIEVVSTNWRDDYHDKFGDYEEMGIPEYWILDYAALGGKKFIGNPKKPTIFVCELVDEEYQMTPFTGNNLIVSPTLPQLNLTAQQIFDSAL; encoded by the coding sequence ATGACTCAAGCCTTACCCAAACCCATAACATACGAAGAGTTTATCGAATGCTATCCCAATGATGGCAAGCGCTACGAGCTACATAAAGGAATAATTGTTGAGATGCCACCCCCAACAGGAAAACATGAAAATGTTACCGGGTTTCTGACAGTGCAAATTGGGTTTCAACTTTTACAGATGGGTTTACCCTATCGCATACCCAAAACAGCATTTGTCAAAACAAGAGATTCTACCTACTCTCCAGACATTATCTTATTAAATCATGAAAATTTGGTCAATGAACCTTTATGGGAGAAGCAATCAACTGTAATTAAACCTGAATCTGTTCCATTAGTGATTGAAGTTGTTAGCACTAATTGGCGCGATGATTATCATGATAAATTTGGAGACTACGAGGAAATGGGTATTCCCGAATACTGGATTTTAGATTATGCTGCTTTAGGTGGTAAAAAATTTATTGGTAATCCTAAAAAGCCTACTATTTTTGTGTGTGAATTAGTAGATGAGGAATATCAAATGACCCCATTTACTGGTAATAACTTAATTGTTTCTCCCACTTTACCCCAACTCAATTTAACCGCCCAGCAAATATTTGATTCGGCTTTGTAA
- the ccsB gene encoding c-type cytochrome biogenesis protein CcsB translates to MNLVVLQNWLDNASFAVLFLTMLVYWAGAAFPNLPAMAALGTAGMAIANLCIATLLGARWIEGGYFPLSNLYESLFFLTWGITTIHLIAENSSRSRLVGVVTAPVAMGISAFAALTLPSQMQVSEPLVPALKSNWLMMHVSVMMLSYSALMVGSLLAIAFLIVTRGQNIQLQGSSVGTGGYRSNGYKLHKAGELVSEPQTPAVENNGFVRYESNSNGNGKTAVLNLVTAPQSQTVTSTEPLSPQRLSLAETLDNISYRIIGLGFPLLTIGIIAGAVWANEAWGSYWSWDPKETWALITWLVFAAYLHARITRGWQGRRPAILAASGFVVVWVCYLGVNLLGKGLHSYGWFF, encoded by the coding sequence ATGAATCTGGTTGTACTCCAGAACTGGCTGGACAATGCCTCCTTTGCTGTCTTATTCCTCACCATGCTGGTGTATTGGGCAGGGGCAGCTTTTCCAAATCTTCCAGCTATGGCCGCTTTGGGGACAGCTGGAATGGCGATCGCTAATTTGTGCATAGCTACTTTATTAGGAGCAAGATGGATAGAAGGTGGTTATTTCCCACTCAGCAATTTGTATGAATCGCTATTTTTCTTGACTTGGGGAATTACCACTATTCATTTAATTGCCGAAAATTCTAGCCGTAGCCGCTTAGTAGGAGTGGTAACTGCCCCTGTGGCTATGGGAATTTCGGCTTTTGCGGCTTTGACATTACCATCGCAAATGCAGGTGTCAGAACCTTTAGTACCTGCGCTGAAATCAAATTGGCTGATGATGCACGTCAGTGTAATGATGTTGAGTTATTCTGCTTTGATGGTGGGTTCCTTGTTAGCGATCGCTTTTCTGATCGTGACTCGTGGTCAAAATATCCAACTACAAGGCAGTTCTGTTGGGACTGGTGGCTATCGCAGCAATGGCTATAAGTTACACAAAGCAGGTGAATTAGTTTCTGAACCGCAAACACCTGCTGTAGAAAATAATGGTTTTGTTCGCTATGAAAGTAATAGCAATGGTAACGGTAAAACTGCTGTTTTAAATTTAGTTACTGCGCCACAATCGCAAACTGTTACATCTACTGAACCCCTATCACCTCAACGTCTTAGCCTTGCGGAAACTTTAGATAATATCAGCTATCGCATCATTGGTTTGGGATTTCCCTTACTGACAATTGGTATTATTGCGGGTGCAGTTTGGGCTAACGAAGCTTGGGGTTCTTACTGGAGTTGGGACCCTAAAGAAACTTGGGCATTAATTACTTGGTTAGTTTTCGCCGCCTATCTTCACGCTAGAATTACTCGCGGTTGGCAAGGTCGTCGTCCCGCGATTTTAGCTGCTAGTGGTTTTGTTGTTGTTTGGGTTTGCTATTTAGGTGTGAATCTTTTGGGTAAAGGTTTACATTCTTACGGTTGGTTTTTCTAA
- the sufC gene encoding Fe-S cluster assembly ATPase SufC — MIVENSEVVLSVKDLTATVDGTPILKGVNLEVRAGEIHAIMGPNGSGKSTFSKVLAGHPAYEVTGGEVIFQGQNLLELEAEERARSGVFLAFQYPLEIPGVSNLDFLRVAYNSRRKAQGLEELDAFDFDDLVEEKLEVVKMNPSFLSRSVNEGFSGGEKKRNEILQMALLEPKLAILDETDSGLDIDALKIVAGGVNHLASPENATILITHYQRLLDYIVPDFVHVMAHGRILTTGGKELALELESRGYDWILEEAAVEVGV; from the coding sequence ATGATTGTGGAAAATAGCGAAGTTGTACTGTCAGTTAAGGATCTGACAGCTACAGTTGATGGGACACCGATTCTGAAGGGTGTAAATCTGGAAGTTCGTGCAGGCGAAATCCATGCGATTATGGGGCCGAACGGTTCTGGAAAGAGTACCTTTTCTAAAGTATTGGCGGGACATCCAGCTTATGAAGTCACTGGTGGCGAGGTAATTTTCCAAGGACAAAATCTGCTGGAATTGGAAGCAGAAGAACGGGCGAGAAGTGGTGTATTTTTAGCGTTTCAATATCCCCTAGAAATTCCCGGTGTCAGCAATTTAGATTTCTTGCGCGTTGCATATAATTCTCGTCGCAAAGCACAGGGTTTAGAAGAACTGGATGCTTTTGATTTTGACGATTTGGTAGAAGAAAAGTTGGAAGTGGTGAAGATGAATCCCTCTTTCCTCAGCCGCAGTGTCAATGAAGGATTTTCTGGTGGTGAGAAGAAGCGCAATGAAATTCTGCAAATGGCGCTACTAGAACCGAAGTTAGCAATTTTGGATGAAACCGATTCTGGTTTAGATATTGATGCGCTAAAAATTGTCGCTGGTGGGGTTAACCATTTAGCTAGTCCCGAAAATGCCACAATTTTGATTACTCACTATCAGCGCTTACTCGACTATATTGTGCCTGACTTTGTGCATGTGATGGCACATGGACGAATTCTTACTACTGGTGGTAAGGAATTGGCGCTAGAGTTAGAGTCTCGCGGTTACGACTGGATTCTGGAAGAAGCTGCGGTTGAGGTGGGTGTGTAA
- the sufR gene encoding iron-sulfur cluster biosynthesis transcriptional regulator SufR, with amino-acid sequence MTTTHQSSTKQDILEYLQKHSQATAFELAEVLDISPQAIRRHLKDLEAEELILYSTAVQAGMGRPQHVYQLSSRGRDRLHRQQSDRFGDSYGDFAVSLLDTLAETVGKDQVTSILQKQWERKAQEYRDRLGQGSLAERLAKLVELRQAEGFMAEFHPLDSQELLESDRFIFMEHKCAISNVAESFPSICGHELEMFAAVLPDCTVERTHWIINGEHRCGYLVKARD; translated from the coding sequence ATGACGACTACCCACCAGTCCTCAACCAAGCAAGACATTCTGGAATATCTCCAGAAACACTCACAAGCAACCGCTTTTGAGCTAGCCGAAGTTTTAGATATTAGCCCCCAAGCGATTCGCCGCCATCTCAAGGATTTGGAGGCGGAAGAGCTAATTTTGTATTCCACCGCAGTGCAAGCGGGAATGGGGCGGCCCCAGCACGTTTATCAACTGAGTTCTAGAGGACGCGATCGCCTACATCGACAACAGAGCGATCGCTTTGGTGATAGTTATGGTGATTTTGCTGTTTCCTTGCTGGATACCTTAGCAGAAACAGTAGGCAAAGACCAAGTCACATCAATCTTACAAAAACAGTGGGAGCGTAAAGCCCAAGAATACCGCGATCGCTTAGGTCAAGGTTCTCTAGCCGAACGGTTAGCCAAATTAGTGGAACTCAGACAAGCCGAAGGTTTTATGGCAGAGTTTCACCCCTTAGATTCTCAAGAATTATTAGAGAGCGATCGCTTCATCTTTATGGAGCATAAATGTGCTATCTCCAATGTTGCTGAATCCTTCCCCAGTATTTGCGGTCATGAATTAGAAATGTTCGCCGCCGTCTTACCAGATTGCACAGTCGAGCGCACCCACTGGATTATCAATGGTGAACATCGTTGTGGCTATTTGGTGAAAGCGAGGGATTAG
- the sufB gene encoding Fe-S cluster assembly protein SufB, whose protein sequence is MSATVKTLVNQPYKYGFVTDIEADTIPRGLNEDIIRLISAKKEEPEFMLEFRLRAYRQWLKMTEPTWPNVKYPPIDYQDIIYYSAPKQKKQKLESLDEVDPTLLETFEKLGIPLSEQKRLANVAVDAIFDSVSVATTFKEKLAKDGVIFCSISEALREHPELIKKYLGSVVPVADNYFAALNAAVFSDGSFVYIPKGVKCPMELSTYFRINSGDTGQFERTLIVAEEGSYVSYLEGCTAPMYDSNQLHAAVVELVALDNAEIKYSTVQNWYAGDANGKGGIYNFVTKRGLCQGVNSKISWTQVETGSAITWKYPSCVLVGDNSVGEFYSVALTNNMQQADTGTKMIHVGKNTRSTIISKGISAGNSSNSYRGLVKVNPKAQGARNYSQCDSMLIGDNAHANTFPYIQVQNNSAKVEHEASTSKIGEDQLFYFAQRGISAEDAISMMISGFCKDVFNQLPMEFAVEADKLLSLKLEGSVG, encoded by the coding sequence ATGAGTGCCACTGTCAAAACCTTAGTCAACCAACCCTACAAGTACGGCTTCGTCACCGATATTGAAGCCGACACTATTCCGCGTGGACTAAACGAGGACATTATCCGCTTAATTTCCGCCAAGAAAGAAGAGCCGGAATTTATGCTGGAGTTTCGCCTCAGAGCGTATCGCCAGTGGCTGAAGATGACAGAACCAACTTGGCCTAATGTCAAGTATCCACCAATAGATTACCAGGATATCATCTACTATTCAGCTCCCAAACAGAAAAAACAGAAGCTGGAAAGTCTGGATGAAGTCGATCCCACCCTGTTAGAAACCTTTGAAAAGTTAGGTATTCCTCTATCTGAGCAAAAGCGCCTCGCCAACGTCGCCGTTGATGCAATTTTTGATAGCGTTTCCGTCGCCACAACCTTTAAGGAAAAGCTAGCTAAAGATGGCGTGATTTTCTGCTCAATTTCTGAAGCATTGCGGGAACATCCAGAACTGATCAAAAAATATCTGGGTAGTGTCGTTCCGGTAGCTGACAATTACTTTGCGGCTCTCAACGCTGCTGTATTTAGCGATGGTTCTTTTGTCTATATTCCTAAAGGCGTAAAATGCCCGATGGAACTGTCTACCTACTTCCGCATCAACTCTGGTGATACAGGACAATTTGAGCGGACATTGATTGTGGCTGAAGAAGGTAGCTATGTTTCCTACCTGGAAGGTTGTACCGCGCCCATGTATGACAGCAATCAACTACACGCTGCTGTGGTAGAACTAGTGGCGCTGGATAACGCCGAAATTAAATACTCCACCGTGCAGAACTGGTACGCTGGCGATGCTAACGGTAAAGGTGGAATTTACAACTTTGTTACCAAGCGCGGTTTGTGTCAGGGTGTCAATTCCAAGATTTCCTGGACTCAGGTAGAAACAGGTTCAGCGATTACTTGGAAGTATCCTAGCTGCGTATTAGTTGGTGATAACTCTGTGGGTGAATTTTACTCGGTGGCGCTGACAAATAATATGCAGCAAGCCGACACAGGTACCAAAATGATTCATGTTGGGAAAAACACTCGCAGCACAATTATTTCTAAAGGAATTTCTGCAGGTAACTCCAGCAATAGCTATCGGGGTTTGGTAAAAGTTAACCCGAAAGCGCAAGGTGCGAGAAATTATTCGCAGTGCGACTCCATGCTGATTGGCGATAATGCCCATGCTAATACTTTCCCCTATATTCAGGTACAAAATAACAGTGCCAAGGTAGAACATGAAGCTTCTACTTCCAAAATTGGGGAAGATCAGCTATTTTACTTTGCCCAAAGGGGCATTTCGGCAGAAGATGCTATTTCGATGATGATTAGCGGCTTCTGCAAGGATGTGTTTAATCAGCTACCAATGGAATTTGCGGTGGAAGCTGATAAATTATTGAGCTTGAAATTAGAAGGTAGTGTTGGTTAA